Within the Gemmatimonadaceae bacterium genome, the region ATACCACTTGCGAGCAATGCGCTGTTGGTGACGTTGATCGCGATCGCAACACCGCCGAGTGCGGCGAGAAGGCCGATGCCGACGCTGCCGAAGCCGATGAGGACGGCCTGATCGAGCCGCTCCGTCGTTAGGGCGATGCGAGTTCCGTCGCCCCGCGGACCCATCGTGAGGATCGACGCGCCGAGACTGGAGCGCGCGCGCCATTCGACGCCGTCGAAGACCTGGTGGACCTCGCCGTGTAGACCAAGCTCGGCGCGCGCCTGATCGAGAAGCTCACCGATCTCGTCGGGCGTCAGTTTGCGAGGGACGCTCTGCTCCTCGCGAAAGCGCGTCGGGGCGCCGAGCCAACCGGTACGCGGGCGAGGACGCTGCAGTTCGGCCACCGCTTCGGCGACGAACTCCGCATCGATCCCGACCTCGGCGGCGATGTCATTTATCTCGGCGAGCGAGCGCTGAATGCCTCGACCGTCCGCGCCTTCCTGCAGCTCGGCGGCGCGCTTGAGGATGAGCGCCATCTCCTGCTCGGAAAATCGCGGAGAAGACGTGGGGAGTTGCTCGGGCATGACGAGAGAATATGCGACACAAGCGCCGAGCGGGGCAACGAGGATGGCTCAGGCTGGTAGGTCAGGCTCGCCGGACCACAGGCCCTCGGGATGTCTCAGGGACCTGGCACGGCGTCCGTACTCGATAGGTGTGCCGTTCACGTCTTCGTCATTGGAGCCGGTCCAAACAATCGTCGATCACTCATCGACCTGCACCGCGCGCGAGAGTCCGATCACATGCCAAAAAATGTCTCGGACTTTCTCGTCACTGAGCCCAGCGTCTCTCGCAATCCCGGCCGCGCGGCGGATGACCTCCGCTTCGCGAGCCGGATCGAGCGTCGGCAGCCCCGCGACCTTCTTCATCGCACCGATCTCCTTGCTCAGTGCGACGCGCTTCGCCAGCAGCCCGACCAGCTCGCGGTCGAGCGCCTCGATCTGCTGACGACATTTGCCGAGCGCGTCGAGCGCCGTATCGGGTGAGGTCATGCTGCGGCTCCCGTCGCGTCGTCGCGCGATCCACCTAACGAGCGGCCGGCGGCCTCGGCGAACGCGGCCAGGCGCGCCATGAGCGATCGGAATCCCTCGAACGACAGCGATTGATCGCCGTCAGACAACGCATTGGCGGGATCCGGATGAACCTCGATAATGAGTCCGTCGGCGCCAGCCGCGATGGAAGCGAACGAAAGTGGCGCGACGAGATCGGCGACGCCGCCGGCGTGACTCGGGTCAACGATCACCGGCAGGTGCGTCTCGCGCTTGAGCACCGGAACGGCGGCGACGTCGAGGGTATTCCGCGTCGCCTGCTCGAAGGTCCGGATCCCGCGCTCGCACAGCACCACGTCGCGATTTCCCTGCGCCATGATATACTCGGCGGCCATGAGTAACTCCTTAATGGTCGCCGAAAGACCACGTTTAAGTAATATGGGCCGCTTGACGCGACCGAGCTCCGACAGCAACGAAAAGTTCTGCATGTTGCGCGCGCCGACCTGGAGCATGTCCGCGTGCTCGGCGACGCTGTCGATCTGACGCGGGTCCATCACCTCGGTGACGACCGGCATGCCCGTGCTGCGTCGCACCTCGGCGAGCATTTTGAGCGCCGTATTGCCGAGACCCTGGAATGCGTAGGGGGAGGTGCGCGGTTTGAACGCCCCGCCGCGGAGCATCACGCCGCCTGCGTCGCGCACCGCTTCGGCGCTCTCGCGCAACATTTCAGGTCCTTCTACCGAGCAAGGGCCTGCTATGACGGCGATCGCTCGCCCGCCGAACGCAGCGACGCGGCTCGGGTGCGAGGGATCGTCGCCAACGCGCACGATGGTCGGCGCCGCCGCGAACTCGCGCGACGCGAGCTTGTAGGGCTTGAGCACCGGCACGACGTCCTCGACGCCGGGCATCGAACGCAGCGGGACCTCGGCGAGCAGCGATTCGTCGCCAATGCAGCCGATGATGGTGCGCTCGACGCCGCGCGAGAGATGGGTGCGCATGCCACGTTGCTCGATGCGCTCGCGAATGGCGTCGAGCTCGGCGTCGGAGATGTTCGCGCGGGTGATGATGATCAAGGGACTAGGGACTAGAGGAATACGGCCTAGTACAAAAAAGCGGCCCGGAGGTCCGGGCCGCTTGGAGATTCGTGTGTGCTAATCGACTACCTGGTCGTGCGCACGCCTCCACTGTCGGCCCCGGAAAGGGTCGCATAGTAGTAATAGCCGTAATACTTGGCGCGGATCGACATGGGCCGAGAATAGCACACCGGACGCATCCCGGTCAAGAGGGCGAACCCCAGGAGTGGGCGGTGTGTTATTCTCTCCAGGGCAGGCCGAGCTCGAGGAGTTCCATGATAGAGAATCAAGAAGTGAGATACGTCCTTCGCTCTCTGCGGCGATCGCCGTTGTTCACGACGACCGTCGTGCTGACGCTCGCGCTCGGGATCGGTGTGACGACCTCCATTTTCGGCATCGTGAACGCCGTGTTGCTGCGACCGTTGCCGTATCCGGACTCTGACCGGCTCGTCGAGCCGTATCACACGCTGCTTGCAATCGGCATCCCCACCGCAGCGCAATCGCGCGGGACGTACTTCCACTATTCGCGCACTGTCCATTCGCTGCAGTCGATCGCGGCATCGTCTCCGACGACGGTGAATCTCGCCGACGCAAGCGCCACCAGCGAACCGGAGCGCATCAGCGCCGCCCGCGTCACCGCCAATCTGCTGACGACGCTTCGCGTGCTGCCGGAGCGCGGCCGCGGATTTACGGCGAACGAGGATCTGCCTAACGGCGCTCGCGTCGTACTGATCGGCGACGGTCTCTGGCACCGCCGCTTCGGCGCCGACCCTTCGATTCTTTCGCGCGACATCCGCATCGACGGGAACATCTATCGGATCGTCGGGGTGATGCCCTCGAGCTTCCACTATCCGGATCCACTGGTCGAGCTCTGGGTGCCGATGCAGCTCGACCCGGCTGCGCGTGACGCCCAGGGCTTCGGCATCGTCGGGGTCGCGCGTCTCGCACCCAACGCGACGATCGCGAGCGCCGAGCGGGAGCTCAACACGCAGCTGACGCGGCTGCCGGAATCCTACCCGAACATCTATCCGGGCTTGCCGACGGACAAGCTGTTGGCGCAGGCGAGCGCACGGGCTGCGGTGCACTCACTCCGCGACAGCGTCGTCGGCAATTTCGCCAGCATCCTCTGGGTCGTGGCGGCGACGGTCTGTCTCGTGCTCGTCGTCACCTGTGCGAACGTCGTGAATCTCCTGCTGGTTCGCTCGCAAGGACGAGCGCGAGAGGTCGCGGTGCGTGCCGCGTTAGGCGCGAGCCGACGCCGCCTTCTGGCGCTGTTCGTGACCGAGGCAGCGGTCCTGGCGACGGGTGGTGCGATCGTTGGCCTTGGAATCGCGGAGCTCACGACCCAGCTGCTCCTGCGTGCTGGCCCGACGACCATTCCGCGCTGGGACGAGATTGGAGTGGACGGCACCAGCTTCGCGTTCACGTTAGGCATCACGATACTCGTGGCGCTCACCTGCAGCGTCTTCCCGGCACTGCGGTATCGGTCGATGCGATTCACCGCGCTGCTCCGCGAGGGAGGACGCACGGGCACGGTCGGCCGCGAGCGACATCGGGCACAACGAACGCTCATCGTCATCCAGGTCGCTCTGGCGTTGCTGCTTCTGGCCGGCTGCGGGTTGTTGACGCGCACGGTGTCCCAGCTGAGCAAGGTCAAGCCAGGCTTCGATCCTTCGCAGACATTGGCTTTCGCTGTATCGCTGCCGGCTGGACAGTTCCCGAGGCTGGCGATGGCCTCGCAGTTCTACCTCGACGTGATGGATCGGCTGCGTGCACTCCCTGGCGTCGAGGCGGTGGGCGCGGTGTCGAAGCTTCCGCTGCGAGCAGCGTCGCCTCTCGTCCCGGTCTATCTGGAACACTTTCCCGTCGCGCCGGGAACACTGCCGCATGTATTCCCCTTTCCGGTCGCCAGCGCCGGATACTTTCAGGCGATGCACATTCGCTTGCTCGCAGGCCGGTTGTTTCCGGATCGGTTGCCGACAGCCGCGCCGCAAGAAGTCGTCGTAAGTAGAGCGTTTGCTGAACAGTATTGGCACGACTCGACCGGACGCCGCGCGCTAGGCGAACGCCTCAAGGTCTCTACGTCCGAGACGGTGCCCTGGTCCACCGTCGTCGGCGTCGTCGAGAGCGTTCGCGACACGTCGCTCGCCGGACCGCCCATCGCCGAGGTCTACTCTCCTCTCCGCCCACTCGACCCGGCGACGGCCGACAGCCTCGCGCCCTTCACGCCGCGCGTGATGAGCATTGTGGTGCGGGCGAGCGGTGACCCGCTGACGCTTGCATCGGCCGTACGGCGGCAGGTGTTCGCCCTGAACGCGAGCGTTCCGATCTTCGACGTGCAGCCGATGACTGCCGTCCTCGAACGAGTCTCGTCGCAGACGCGGTTCGCGTTATTGGCGCTCGGTGCCGCGGCGGCGATCACGCTCGTGCTCGGCGCGCTCGGGCTGTATGGCGTGATCGCCTATGTCGTGAGCCTGCGCACGCGCGAGCTCGGCCTCCGCATGGCGTTAGGCGCCGAGCCGTCGGCCGTGCTCGGGCTCGTGCTACGCGACGGCGTCACCCTCGCGGCCATCGGCATCGTGGCGGGGCTCGCGGCGTTCGCAGTGGTCGGGCGATTTCTCCGTGGGTTGCTGTTCGGCGTCGCGCCTGACGATCCAGCGACGCTGCTCTCGGTCGTGGCGGTGATCGTGCTGGTTGCCGCGGTCGCGAGCTGGCTGCCCGCGTGGCGCGCGTCGCGCATCGATCCGCTGGAGGCGCTGCGCCTCGAGTGATGCGCGTCCTCCAGTCGTGGCATGCGACTCAGCGCCGCGTTGCCGGCGCCGTGCCGACCCAACTGCCGCCGAGCGCCTTGTACAGCTGCACCGCTGCCGTGAGCTCACCGAGCTGCGCCTGACTCGCCGCGAGCTCGGCGCCGAAAAGACTGCGTTGCGCGTCGAGCAGATCGAGGTAGCTCGACAATCCTGCCTCGTAGCGCACGGTCGCGAGCTCGAGCGCCTTTCGCAACGCGTTCGCTTGCGTCGCCTGCGCCACCGCTTCGTCGCGCGCTGTCCGTACTCCGACGAGCGCGTCGTTCGCTTCGCGCACCGCGTTGAGTGCCACGGACTCGTACGATGCTCGCGCCTGAGCCGCTCGCGCACGCGCCGCGGAGGACACGTTCGCGAGTCGCGCGCCGTCGAAGAGCGGGAACGAGATGCCGACGAGTGCCTGATACACACGTGTCTGGCCCCCGAAGAGATTGTTCGGGAGCCCTGCTTGACTGCCCGTTGTGCCGGCGATGCTGAACGTGGGCCAGCGCGCTGCGTCCGCGACGCCGATGCGCGCCACCGCCGCCGCATACGATCGCTCGGCCTGCACGATATCCGGACGACGCGTGAGCAGCGCCGCCGGAATCGAATCCGGCACGACGAGCGTCGAGACGGCGGCGCTGAGCGTGGTGCCGCGTGGAATCGCGGCGGGTCCTTCGCCGAGTAGGACGTTGAGGTTGTGCTCCGTCTGCGCGCGCGAGCGCTCCGCCTGCGCGAGCGTGACGGCCGGCGCCGCGACCTGCGCCTCGAACTGCCTAACGTCGAGCTCCGACGTCAGACCCTGCGAAAAACGTTGCCGGGCAATGTCGAGCGTGGTCTGGCGCGTGCTGAGTGTACGCTCGGCTATGGTCTTTTCCTGATCGAGCTCGAGAAGCTGCAGATAGCTCGAGGCGACATCACTCACGAGCGAGAGCGCGGTCGCGCGCTCGCCGGCCTCCTGCGCGCCGAGGTCGGCGCGTGCGGCCTGGACGCCGCGACGGATCCGGCCCCAAAAATCGAGCTCCCAGGCGAGGTCGGCGGTGAAGCGCGCCGCGCGATACCCCACCGGCGGAAACGCGCCTAACGCGATCTGATTCGTGCTCTCACTCCCGTTGAGGCTCAGCGACGGCAGCTGCGAAGCGCGCGAGATGCCGACGTCGGCACGATACTCGTTGATCCGAGCGACGGCACCCTGCAGGTCGCGATTCTGACGCAACGCGACGTCGATGAGCGAGACGAGAGTCGAGTCGTGAATGATGTCGATCCACGCGGCCGAGGTCACCGTATTCATGCTCAAGGCAGGACGCGGCGCGATCTCGGTCTCTTCGGGCGTGATGTCGCGCGCACGCTCGACCGCGAGCGAGTCGAAGAAGTGCTGTGCGGAATCACTCAACCGCGCCGCGCCAACGCGTTCCGATGGCGCGATCACGGTTTCGGGATGGTATCGCGGCCCCATCGAGCATGCGGTCAGCGTCATCGCGAGGAGGGCGACGACGCCGCGTGTCATCCTGAGCGAAGCGAAGGATCTACCGTCCGTAGTCAATGGCCAGCCACTAGCAAGCGACAGTAGATCCTTCGTCGCTTCGTTCCTCAGCATGACAACAAGAGGGCGTTTCATGCGCGCTCCGTTGCGACAACGTGCGCCGGTTCGCGTTCGGACAGCGGCGACGTGAGCGGCGCGGCGATGGGCTTCGCCTGACGCGGCCCGCGTCGCTCCGCCAATCCACGAATGATCCGGAAGAAGAGCGGGATGAAGAAAATCCCGATCGACGTCGCGAAGAGCATCCCGGCAAACACGCCGGTGCCGATCGAGTGCCGGCTCGCCGCGCCTGCACCGGACGCGATCATCAACGGTAGCACGCCGAGAATGAATGCGAAGGACGTCATCAAGATCGGACGCAACCTCTCGCGCGCCGCTTCGATAGCCGCCTGACGAATGTCTAGTCCCTGATCCCTAAGGTGCGTCGCGAACTCGACGATGAGGATCGCGTTCTTCGCCGCGAGTCCCACGACGGTGATCAATCCGACCTGGAAGTAGATGTCGTTAGGCTGCCCTCGCAGCCAGATCCCGAGCAGCGCGCCGAGGACGCCGAAGGGCACGCCGAGCAGGACGGCGAATGGCACCGACCAGCTCTCGAACTGCGCGGCGAGCACGAGGAACACCATGATCAGCCCGAGGACAAACACGATACCCGCGGCACCACTCGACACGCGCTCCTGATACGACTGACCAGAAAACGAGACGCCCAGGCCCGCGGACCCGAACTGATTTCTGATCACGTCGTCGACTTCCGACAAGAGCTCACCGCTCGAGTGACCTTGCTTCGGCGGCCCGGTGAATTGAGTGGACGTGAAACCATTGAAGCGAGTGATCACGGTCGGCGCGCTCCGGAAGCTCGTCGACGTGAGCGCCGAGATCGGCACCATCTGGTTGTTGGTGCCGCGCACGTAGAGGCGGCCGATGTCGTTAGGCGATTGGCGGTACTGTTCGGCGGCATTCGCCTGCACGCGATAGGTCTTGCCGAACAGGTTGAAGTCGTTGATGTACAGCGACGACAAAAAGGCTTGAAGGGTAGCAAATAAGTCCGTGAGATTCACGCCGCGCGCCTTGGCCGCCGTGCGATCGACGGTCACGTACACCTGCGGCACATTCGCACGAAAGGTCGAGTTCAGGCCGCCGGACGCAGGCAGCAGATTCACCGCCTGACGAAACTCGTTGACGTGACCGGCGAACTCCCGAATGTCCTGACCATTTCGATTCTGCAGGTTCAGCTCGACGCCGGCGGTCACACCAAGGCCTGGCACCTCCGGGAGATTGAAGCCGAAGGCGTTCGCATCGCGCATCGCAAATAGCTTCCCGTTGATGCGCGCCGCGATCGAGTCGAGCGCGTCGTGCTTCGTGCGCTTGTCCCACGGCTTCAGGTTCATGAACACCGTAGCCGCGTTGGTGGTATTCGACTGAGTGAGCAGATCGAGGCCGACGAGCGCGACGATGTTCTGCACCGCCGGCTCGCTGCGAATGATCTTCTCCACGTTCGAGACGACCGCCACCGTGCGCTGTAGCGACGCCGCGTCCGGCAGCTGGATCGACATCGCCATGTAGCCCTTGTCTTCCGTTGGAATGAAAGCAGTCGGAATCCGCGTCCATAGGACGCCGGCAAGAGCGATCAGGATCGCAAAGGCGCCGAGCCATGCCGACGGACGGCCCAGCACGGAGTCCACCGCGCCCACGTAGCGATTGGTGCCGCGCGCAAAGACGCGATTGAACCAACCAAAGAATCCCGTCGTGTGCGTCTCGTTGGTCTCCGTGAGCAGCAGCGCACACAGCGCCGGCGTCAACGTCAGCGCGACGAGCCCCGACAACACGACGGCGATCACGATCGTCATCGCGAACTGTTTGAAGAAGGCGCCCGTCACCCCGCCGATGAACGCGACCGGCACGAACACCGAGCAGAGCACGAGTACGATCGCGATGAGCGCGGCCCCGACCTGGCGAATCGCTTTGTCCGCGGCGAGTCGCGGCGACAGCTTCTCCGTCGCCATGATGCGCTCGACGTTCTCGATCACGACAATCGCGTCGTCGACGACGATGCCGATCGCGAGCACGAGACCAAACAGCGTCAGCACGTTGATTGACATGCCGAACGCAAGCAGACCGAGGAACGTGCCGATGACGCTCACAGGAACGGCGAGCATCGGGATCAGCGTCGCGCGCCAGCTCTGCAGGAACAGGAAGACGACGAGCGTCACGAGGATCATCGCCTCGACGAGCGTGATCGCCACTTCCTTGATCGACGCGCTGACGAAGGGCGTCGTGTCGAAGGGCAGCGCCGCGGTGATCCCCTGCGGGAAGCTCGTCTGCAGCTCATTCAATCGCTTCTGGACGGCGTCCTTCACCGCGAGCGCATTCGCGCCGGGACGCGTGTAGAGAAGGGCGAAGGCGGTCGGTACGCCGTTGAGCCGCCCCTGCAGATCGTAGCTCCGCGCGCCGAGCGTCGCTTTGCCGATGTCGGAAAGCCTGACGATCGAACCGTCCGGGCGTGCACGGACTACTATGTCGTCGAACTCTTTGGGAGTCGTTAGGCGACCGAGGGTAGTGATTGGTAGTGTCAGCTGCGTGCCGGGGGGAGACGGCTCTGCCCCCAAGCGGCCAGCGGGATTGGTCGCGTTCTGCTCGCGGACGGCGGCAGCAACATCGGTCACCGTGATGCCGAGCTGCGCCATCTTCTCCGGATCGAGCTGGAGAATCATCGCGAAATCGCGCGCCGGGAACGGCGTCGCGTCGCCGACGCCCGGTACGCGCTTCAGCTCGTCGAGCACGTTGAGCTTCAGGTAATTCGCGAGGTACGTCGCGTCGTAACGCGGATCCGTCGAGTGTAACGCAACCACGGCGAGAATATCCGTATTCGCCTTGAGAATCGTTATGCCATTCGTGCGCACCGCGTCCGGCAGCTGCGGCTCAGCGAGCTTCACGGCATTCTGCACGTCGACCGCGGCGAGATCCTGGTTGCGCGAGACGTCGAAGGTGACGGTGATGTTGGTCGAACCGTCGCTCGCGTTCGACGACGAGTAGTACAGCATCCCCTGCAGACCGGCGAGCTGCTCCTCGATCGGCGCGGCGACTGCCTGGGCGGCGTCTTCGGACGACGCGCCCGGATAGTTCGCCTGGATACGCACCGCGGGTGGCGAGATCTGCGGGTAGCGCGCGATGGGCAACAGTCGAATCGCGAACAGACCGAGCAGCGTGATGACAATGGAGATCACCGCCGCGAGCACAGGGCGACGAATGAAGAAGTACCTGATCTCTTCTTTCTCACCGTGGCCGTTCGGCGAGTAGACCGTATTGCTCACGACTTCACCTTGCCCTTCGCTGCCGACGAATCGATCGGCATCGGCCTAACGACTCGCCCTGGTGCGATCTTCTGAATGCCGTCGACGACGACGCGATCGCCGGACACGAGACCGGAATCGATGAGCCAGAGGCCGCCGCCGCTCCACTGACCCGGATTGACGTCACGCGCGACGACGGTGTCGCCCGCGCCGACGACGTACACGAACTGACGCCCCAGACCTTGCTGGACGGCGCGCTGCGGAACGGCGAGCGCACTCGAGCGCGCGAAGCCCTCGAGCCGCACCCGCACGAACTGCCCCGGCAGCAATCGACGATCACCATTCGTGAACTCGGCGCGGAATTCCTGCGTGCCGCTCGCCGAGTCGAGGGAGGGCGACATGAAATTGATGTGTCCAACGCGCGGAAGGAGCGAGCCGTCTGGTAATACGACGCGCACACCGATTCCGTTTGTGCTCCCGGTGCCGTTGCTCACGTTCATCGCGCCTGTCGCGAGCAGCGCCCGTGATTGGGGATCGCCCTGCCAGGCCAGCAGCTGCTGCGACGACGGGTGGAAGGTGACGTAGATCGGGTCCAGCTCATCAATGGTCGTCAGCAGATCCGCGGACCCGGTGACGCGTGCACCGAGCTCGAGACGCGCGCGTCCGACCTGACCGGATATCTCCGCGCGAATGACGGTGTCGTCCAGGTCCTTCTTTGCGGCGTCCACCGCGGCCTGCGACGACTCGAGCTCGGAGCGCGCGTTGTCGACGTCCTGCTGCGCGACGGCGTGCCTCGGCACGAGCGGCTCGAGTCGCGCGAGCGTGCGCTTCGCGTTGTCGAGACGCGCGACGGCACTGCGATAGGCCGCGTCGTACTTCACGACATCCAGCTTGTAAAGAATTTGTCCCTTCTGGACGAAGCTCCCTTCGGTGAACGGCCGCTCGGTGACGATGCCTTCGACGCGCGAGCGAACCTCGACGCGCCGGTACGGCGAGACCTGGCCGACGAACTCGTATGCCTCGGGAATGCTCGTGGGCGTAACGGTGACTATGCCGACCTGGGCCGGCGGCGGAGCAAATGGTTTCGCGGGTTTACTGCATGCTGACGCGCCATACAGGACGACGATGGCAAGCGCGGCGGACCGCGCGAAGGGGCTGATCATGCTTCTCGGCAATTCGAAGGGAGTGGGGTGGGCCCTCTGTAATGTGGTGCTCGGGGCAAGTGCGTGGGTAGAGGGCTGAGGGCTGCGCGTAGAGGGCAGAGGGCAGTGGGTGGTTGGTCGTTGGTGAGTCCGAAGCACCGAATGACCAACAACCAACAACCAGCAACCAGCAACTCGGTCACCACCCACGCCCGAAAACAAGCCGCACCGGGTAGGTCACTACCGCCGAGTCAATTTATAGATCGCTAATCCGGTGATGCAACGCACATCGGTCATTTTACGCTCTTTTGCTCAGTGAGCGGTGACTCGTCACCCTCAGAGCAACTTCCTTCTAAACCCCTCCTCCCACCCGAGGGCGACTCAATGTTCGAATCGTTCGCGGAACTCTTTCCCGCAAACTGGCGCCCGGCGATCCTGATCCTGACCGCGCCATTCCGCTGGTTGGCAGCATGGCAAGGCCTTATGCTGCGATGGATCTTCGGCCACCAGCAGTCGGCCGGTTTCATCGCCGGCGAGGCGCTGCTGATCATCCCGATACTGCTCATCTGCGCCGGTACGTGGAGTAGCGCGGCGTCGCTCTACACGGTGCCCTTCCGCTCGGGACGCGGCCGCTTTCTCACCTTGCTGCTCATGACGTGGTGGGACGCGGGTCGCTGCATCCTGTTCTTCTATACGGGAATGGTACGCGTTATCGTCGCCTTTCTCGGCTGGATCATCGGCGCGGTGCGCTTCGGCCTGCGCATGATCAAGAGCCTGATCATCGGACTCGT harbors:
- a CDS encoding chorismate mutase, giving the protein MTSPDTALDALGKCRQQIEALDRELVGLLAKRVALSKEIGAMKKVAGLPTLDPAREAEVIRRAAGIARDAGLSDEKVRDIFWHVIGLSRAVQVDE
- the aroF gene encoding 3-deoxy-7-phosphoheptulonate synthase, which gives rise to MIIITRANISDAELDAIRERIEQRGMRTHLSRGVERTIIGCIGDESLLAEVPLRSMPGVEDVVPVLKPYKLASREFAAAPTIVRVGDDPSHPSRVAAFGGRAIAVIAGPCSVEGPEMLRESAEAVRDAGGVMLRGGAFKPRTSPYAFQGLGNTALKMLAEVRRSTGMPVVTEVMDPRQIDSVAEHADMLQVGARNMQNFSLLSELGRVKRPILLKRGLSATIKELLMAAEYIMAQGNRDVVLCERGIRTFEQATRNTLDVAAVPVLKRETHLPVIVDPSHAGGVADLVAPLSFASIAAGADGLIIEVHPDPANALSDGDQSLSFEGFRSLMARLAAFAEAAGRSLGGSRDDATGAAA
- a CDS encoding ABC transporter permease, with protein sequence MIENQEVRYVLRSLRRSPLFTTTVVLTLALGIGVTTSIFGIVNAVLLRPLPYPDSDRLVEPYHTLLAIGIPTAAQSRGTYFHYSRTVHSLQSIAASSPTTVNLADASATSEPERISAARVTANLLTTLRVLPERGRGFTANEDLPNGARVVLIGDGLWHRRFGADPSILSRDIRIDGNIYRIVGVMPSSFHYPDPLVELWVPMQLDPAARDAQGFGIVGVARLAPNATIASAERELNTQLTRLPESYPNIYPGLPTDKLLAQASARAAVHSLRDSVVGNFASILWVVAATVCLVLVVTCANVVNLLLVRSQGRAREVAVRAALGASRRRLLALFVTEAAVLATGGAIVGLGIAELTTQLLLRAGPTTIPRWDEIGVDGTSFAFTLGITILVALTCSVFPALRYRSMRFTALLREGGRTGTVGRERHRAQRTLIVIQVALALLLLAGCGLLTRTVSQLSKVKPGFDPSQTLAFAVSLPAGQFPRLAMASQFYLDVMDRLRALPGVEAVGAVSKLPLRAASPLVPVYLEHFPVAPGTLPHVFPFPVASAGYFQAMHIRLLAGRLFPDRLPTAAPQEVVVSRAFAEQYWHDSTGRRALGERLKVSTSETVPWSTVVGVVESVRDTSLAGPPIAEVYSPLRPLDPATADSLAPFTPRVMSIVVRASGDPLTLASAVRRQVFALNASVPIFDVQPMTAVLERVSSQTRFALLALGAAAAITLVLGALGLYGVIAYVVSLRTRELGLRMALGAEPSAVLGLVLRDGVTLAAIGIVAGLAAFAVVGRFLRGLLFGVAPDDPATLLSVVAVIVLVAAVASWLPAWRASRIDPLEALRLE
- a CDS encoding efflux transporter outer membrane subunit → MTRGVVALLAMTLTACSMGPRYHPETVIAPSERVGAARLSDSAQHFFDSLAVERARDITPEETEIAPRPALSMNTVTSAAWIDIIHDSTLVSLIDVALRQNRDLQGAVARINEYRADVGISRASQLPSLSLNGSESTNQIALGAFPPVGYRAARFTADLAWELDFWGRIRRGVQAARADLGAQEAGERATALSLVSDVASSYLQLLELDQEKTIAERTLSTRQTTLDIARQRFSQGLTSELDVRQFEAQVAAPAVTLAQAERSRAQTEHNLNVLLGEGPAAIPRGTTLSAAVSTLVVPDSIPAALLTRRPDIVQAERSYAAAVARIGVADAARWPTFSIAGTTGSQAGLPNNLFGGQTRVYQALVGISFPLFDGARLANVSSAARARAAQARASYESVALNAVREANDALVGVRTARDEAVAQATQANALRKALELATVRYEAGLSSYLDLLDAQRSLFGAELAASQAQLGELTAAVQLYKALGGSWVGTAPATRR
- a CDS encoding multidrug efflux RND transporter permease subunit: MSNTVYSPNGHGEKEEIRYFFIRRPVLAAVISIVITLLGLFAIRLLPIARYPQISPPAVRIQANYPGASSEDAAQAVAAPIEEQLAGLQGMLYYSSSNASDGSTNITVTFDVSRNQDLAAVDVQNAVKLAEPQLPDAVRTNGITILKANTDILAVVALHSTDPRYDATYLANYLKLNVLDELKRVPGVGDATPFPARDFAMILQLDPEKMAQLGITVTDVAAAVREQNATNPAGRLGAEPSPPGTQLTLPITTLGRLTTPKEFDDIVVRARPDGSIVRLSDIGKATLGARSYDLQGRLNGVPTAFALLYTRPGANALAVKDAVQKRLNELQTSFPQGITAALPFDTTPFVSASIKEVAITLVEAMILVTLVVFLFLQSWRATLIPMLAVPVSVIGTFLGLLAFGMSINVLTLFGLVLAIGIVVDDAIVVIENVERIMATEKLSPRLAADKAIRQVGAALIAIVLVLCSVFVPVAFIGGVTGAFFKQFAMTIVIAVVLSGLVALTLTPALCALLLTETNETHTTGFFGWFNRVFARGTNRYVGAVDSVLGRPSAWLGAFAILIALAGVLWTRIPTAFIPTEDKGYMAMSIQLPDAASLQRTVAVVSNVEKIIRSEPAVQNIVALVGLDLLTQSNTTNAATVFMNLKPWDKRTKHDALDSIAARINGKLFAMRDANAFGFNLPEVPGLGVTAGVELNLQNRNGQDIREFAGHVNEFRQAVNLLPASGGLNSTFRANVPQVYVTVDRTAAKARGVNLTDLFATLQAFLSSLYINDFNLFGKTYRVQANAAEQYRQSPNDIGRLYVRGTNNQMVPISALTSTSFRSAPTVITRFNGFTSTQFTGPPKQGHSSGELLSEVDDVIRNQFGSAGLGVSFSGQSYQERVSSGAAGIVFVLGLIMVFLVLAAQFESWSVPFAVLLGVPFGVLGALLGIWLRGQPNDIYFQVGLITVVGLAAKNAILIVEFATHLRDQGLDIRQAAIEAARERLRPILMTSFAFILGVLPLMIASGAGAASRHSIGTGVFAGMLFATSIGIFFIPLFFRIIRGLAERRGPRQAKPIAAPLTSPLSEREPAHVVATERA
- a CDS encoding efflux RND transporter periplasmic adaptor subunit gives rise to the protein MISPFARSAALAIVVLYGASACSKPAKPFAPPPAQVGIVTVTPTSIPEAYEFVGQVSPYRRVEVRSRVEGIVTERPFTEGSFVQKGQILYKLDVVKYDAAYRSAVARLDNAKRTLARLEPLVPRHAVAQQDVDNARSELESSQAAVDAAKKDLDDTVIRAEISGQVGRARLELGARVTGSADLLTTIDELDPIYVTFHPSSQQLLAWQGDPQSRALLATGAMNVSNGTGSTNGIGVRVVLPDGSLLPRVGHINFMSPSLDSASGTQEFRAEFTNGDRRLLPGQFVRVRLEGFARSSALAVPQRAVQQGLGRQFVYVVGAGDTVVARDVNPGQWSGGGLWLIDSGLVSGDRVVVDGIQKIAPGRVVRPMPIDSSAAKGKVKS